Proteins found in one Diorhabda sublineata isolate icDioSubl1.1 chromosome 9, icDioSubl1.1, whole genome shotgun sequence genomic segment:
- the LOC130448690 gene encoding U1 small nuclear ribonucleoprotein A → MDIRPNNTIYINNLNEKVKKEELKKSLYAIFSQFGQILDIVALKTLKMRGQAFVIFKEIQSSTNALRSMQGFPFYDKPMRIQYAKQDSDIICKLKGTYQERPKKVKPPVSRDEEAPRKKKKKDPNRAPGAANSEQPPNQILFLTNLPDETSEMMLSMLFNQFPGFKEVRLVPNRHDIAFVEFENELQSGAAKDALQGFKITPTHAMKISFAKK, encoded by the exons ATGGATATTCGAccaaataatacaatttatataaataatctcaacgaaaaagttaaaaaggaagaattgaagaaatctttatatgcaattttttctcaattcgGTCAAATATTGGATATAGTAgctttaaaaactttaaaaatgagAGGTCAAGCTTTCgttatatttaaagaaattcaaaGCTCTACAAACGCTTTAAGATCGATGCAAGGATTTCCTTTCTACGATAAACCAATg CGTATACAGTATGCCAAACAAGACTCTGACATAATCTGTAAACTCAAAGGAACATATCAAGAAAGGCCGAAAAAAGTTAAACCACCAGTATCTAGAGACGAAGAAGCGCccagaaagaaaaagaagaaggacCCCAACAGAGCACCAGGAGCAGCAAATTCTGAACAACCTCCCAACCAAATTCTTTTCCTTACAAATCTACCTGACGAAACAAGTGAGATGATGTTGTCGATGCTGTTTAACCA ATTTCCTGGTTTCAAAGAAGTACGACTCGTACCTAATAGACATGATATCgcttttgttgaatttgaaaATGAGTTACAGTCAGGTGCAGCAAAAGATGCACTTCAAGGATTCAAGATTACACCTACACATGCGATGAAAATATCGTTTGCAAAGAAAtaa